In Streptomyces sp. 71268, the DNA window GATGGTGCTCATGCCGGCTTCGGAGGCGATGAGCGCGGCGACGACGACCACGATGTGGTGGTACCGCACCGGCACCTCCTCGTCGGGCAGGCCGGACGCGCGCAGGGCCTGGAGCAGTGCCTCCATGACCCGCCGGGAGCCGGTGCCGCCGGACCCGTACCGTCCCCAGACCACGGCGAGTTGGGGCTGCTCGCCGAAGGTCTCACGCAGGCGCAGGGCCACCGCGGTGACGCGCTGCCGCCAGTCGCCCTCCGGGTGGTAGCCGTCCATCGCGCTCAGCAGGATGCGGTCGGCCGCCGCGCGGAGCAGTTCGGTCTTGTTGCGGAAGTGCCGGTAGAGGCTGGAGGAGTCGGTCCCGAGCACGGCGGCGAGCTTGCGCACGCTGAACGACTCGGCGTCGCTCGTACGCAACAGCTCCACCGCCGTGTCCAGGATCTCCTCGGTCGACCATCGCCTGCGGCCCGTCATCTCGCCCCTCTCGTCAGCGCACAGCCTATTCTATGCACTTGCTGTTGCACGCAGTGCGTGCATAATCGAGTGCGACATGCGTACCAGCCACCACGGCACCCGGCACCTGGCCGGGAAGGGGAGAGGGACACATGAACGAGACCACCGACGCGATACGGCCGCCGGAGCCGGACTTCTCGGCCATCACACCGGAGGAACTGCTCGTCTACCGCGCCGCGGAGAACCGCTTCCGGGCCTCCGTCGCGGCACGCGCGATCATCGGGGAGCCGCACGCCGGCGCCGCGATCGACTGGCAGGAGATCGCGCTGCCCGACCGCACCCTGCCGGTACGGGTCTACCGACCGGCCCCGACGGGCGGTGACGAAGCCGGGACCCGTACCGAGCTGCCGCTCGTGGTCCACGTCCACGGAGGCGGCTTCGTGGGCACGGCGACACAGTGCGACTGGACCAACAGTCACCTCGCCGCGCGGCTGCCCGCCCTCGTCGTCTCGGTCGAGCACCGCCTCCTGGCCCCCGACAGCCCGCTGTCCAGCGCCGTCGACGACGGCTGGGACGCGCTCTGGCACGTGGTGCGCCACGCCGGGCGGTGGGGCGTCGACCCGGCGCGGGTGGCCGTCTTCGGCGAGAGCTGCGGCGCGCTGATCAGCGCGCTGACGGCCATCCGGGCGCGGGAGGCCGGCCTTCGGCTCAGGGCGCAGGTGCTGGTCAACCCGGCGGTCGACGTGACCGAGGCGATGTTCGACCACCCCTCGATCACCCGGTACGCGTACCAGCCGTCCCGGGCCCTTCCGCTCCTGCGGTACGTGCGGCGACTCGCCACCCCGCCGGGAGCCGACGCCCGCGCCCTCTCACCGCTGCACGCGGACGACCTGAGCGGGCTCGCCCCGGCGCTCGTGGTGGTGCCCACCCAGGACGCGCTCGCCGACCACGGCCGCCGCTATGCCGAACGACTGAGCCAGGCGGGGAATCCCGTGCGGCTGACCGAGTACCCGGAAGCCAAGCACGCCTTTCTCACCCTGCCCGGGGTGGAACCGCAGGCCGAGGCCGCCCAGGCGGAGATCCTCGCGTTCCTCCGTACGGCCCTGGCGAAATGACGGGAGGAACGGT includes these proteins:
- a CDS encoding TetR/AcrR family transcriptional regulator; amino-acid sequence: MTGRRRWSTEEILDTAVELLRTSDAESFSVRKLAAVLGTDSSSLYRHFRNKTELLRAAADRILLSAMDGYHPEGDWRQRVTAVALRLRETFGEQPQLAVVWGRYGSGGTGSRRVMEALLQALRASGLPDEEVPVRYHHIVVVVAALIASEAGMSTIGAKEYEQGLEQFRVAVLGADPERFPALAHFARDIRPLGADRRAAFEEALAAQLARVEARLP
- a CDS encoding alpha/beta hydrolase, with the translated sequence MNETTDAIRPPEPDFSAITPEELLVYRAAENRFRASVAARAIIGEPHAGAAIDWQEIALPDRTLPVRVYRPAPTGGDEAGTRTELPLVVHVHGGGFVGTATQCDWTNSHLAARLPALVVSVEHRLLAPDSPLSSAVDDGWDALWHVVRHAGRWGVDPARVAVFGESCGALISALTAIRAREAGLRLRAQVLVNPAVDVTEAMFDHPSITRYAYQPSRALPLLRYVRRLATPPGADARALSPLHADDLSGLAPALVVVPTQDALADHGRRYAERLSQAGNPVRLTEYPEAKHAFLTLPGVEPQAEAAQAEILAFLRTALAK